One genomic region from Knoellia sp. p5-6-4 encodes:
- a CDS encoding amidase, translated as MGADDVALARLSAAELVAGYARGDFSPVEVLSAVQHVIDRREPELNALWSPDPGGALEAARAAEVRWRTGAPRGPLDGVPTTVKENLARAGVPMPLGCAGVDPTVPEANSPAVDRILEAGGVILGSTVMPDWGMLSSGVSSLHGTTRSPWDPRWTSGGSSSGAGVAAAAGYGPLHVGTDIGGSIRLPGTWLGLATLKPSAGRVPLDTPFLGRAAGPITRTVDDAARLLGVLSGPDPRDFTSLPPERLTLDETDLELDVRGLRLGLHLDAGCGTPVEPEVVAAVEQAAALFEDAGAVVEPLAPFMDDALLADLDLFWRVRSWVDYSALPDERRRRVLPFIVQWVHGGADVSGARVMECYRSTMTIQQRTVAATLGFDAVLSPVAPGPAFPAEWPMPFGSEDAGMVHIGFTAPFNLSGQPAGTVNCGFTGDGRPIGLQVAGRRFDDVGVLRVLRWYERHRPEAARPRWPITA; from the coding sequence GTGGGCGCCGACGACGTCGCACTGGCCCGGCTCAGCGCGGCCGAGCTCGTGGCCGGGTACGCACGGGGTGACTTCTCCCCCGTCGAGGTGCTGTCGGCCGTGCAGCACGTCATCGACCGCCGCGAGCCCGAGCTCAACGCATTGTGGAGTCCCGACCCCGGGGGCGCCCTGGAGGCCGCCCGCGCCGCCGAGGTCCGGTGGCGCACAGGTGCACCCCGAGGCCCGCTCGACGGCGTCCCCACGACCGTGAAGGAGAACCTCGCCCGCGCCGGAGTCCCGATGCCGCTCGGCTGCGCCGGGGTCGACCCGACTGTGCCGGAGGCGAACTCGCCCGCGGTCGACCGGATCCTGGAGGCTGGCGGCGTCATCCTGGGCTCCACCGTGATGCCCGACTGGGGCATGCTCTCCTCCGGCGTCTCCAGCCTGCACGGCACCACGCGCAGCCCGTGGGACCCCCGGTGGACCTCCGGCGGCTCGTCCTCGGGCGCCGGCGTCGCGGCGGCCGCGGGATACGGCCCACTGCACGTCGGCACCGACATCGGCGGCTCCATCCGGCTCCCCGGCACCTGGCTCGGGCTCGCCACCCTCAAGCCGAGCGCCGGCCGAGTCCCGCTCGACACCCCCTTCCTCGGGCGGGCAGCCGGGCCGATCACGCGCACGGTCGACGACGCGGCCCGCCTGCTCGGCGTCCTCAGCGGGCCGGACCCGCGCGACTTCACCAGCCTGCCGCCGGAGCGCCTGACCCTCGACGAGACAGACCTCGAGCTCGACGTGCGCGGCCTGCGCCTGGGCCTGCACCTCGACGCCGGGTGCGGCACACCGGTCGAGCCCGAGGTGGTCGCCGCCGTCGAGCAGGCAGCCGCGCTGTTCGAGGATGCCGGTGCGGTCGTCGAGCCGCTCGCACCCTTCATGGACGACGCGCTGCTCGCCGACCTCGACCTGTTCTGGCGGGTCCGTTCCTGGGTCGACTACTCCGCGCTGCCTGACGAGCGCAGGCGCAGGGTGCTGCCGTTCATCGTGCAGTGGGTGCACGGCGGCGCCGACGTCTCGGGCGCGCGGGTCATGGAGTGCTACCGCAGCACCATGACCATCCAGCAGCGCACCGTCGCGGCGACCCTGGGGTTCGACGCGGTGCTCTCCCCCGTCGCGCCGGGGCCGGCCTTCCCCGCCGAGTGGCCGATGCCGTTCGGCAGCGAGGACGCCGGGATGGTGCACATCGGGTTCACGGCGCCCTTCAACCTCTCCGGGCAGCCCGCCGGCACGGTCAACTGCGGCTTCACCGGGGACGGCCGACCCATCGGGTTGCAGGTCGCCGGACGGCGCTTCGACGACGTCGGAGTCCTGCGGGTGCTGCGGTGGTACGAGCGGCACCGGCCGGAGGCCGCGCGCCCGCGCTGGCCGATCACCGCGTAG
- a CDS encoding DNA topoisomerase IB produces the protein MARLRTVSPNSRGWTRRRAGKGFVYLDSDGQRLPEEDVERIRALAIPPAWKDVWICPHPNGHIQAVGTDDAGRRQYLYHPDWRIKRDKMKFDRVSEAARKLPDARRQVLEHLGLDGMPLERASAAAVRLLDLGYFRIGSDSYADANGSFGLTTLEKRHVRARGGKLVFCFTGKSGIEHCVEIDDADVMAALERMRKRRGGGDRLLAYQNSRRWSSLDAALVNTYLRELLAGDLTAKDFRTWHATVIAATALAMSDEPGDTKRSRQRAIKSAVQEVSEYLGNTPTIAKNSYIDPRVIDLYEDGTTIAHVARKVHETPDVRQAELEKAVLEMLAADGSEAAARAVRSRARKTSPRKAVTGARG, from the coding sequence ATGGCCAGGCTGCGCACTGTCTCCCCCAACTCGAGGGGCTGGACCCGCCGACGCGCGGGCAAGGGTTTCGTCTACCTCGACAGCGACGGGCAGCGACTGCCGGAGGAGGACGTCGAGCGCATCCGCGCCCTCGCCATCCCGCCGGCGTGGAAGGACGTGTGGATCTGCCCCCACCCCAACGGGCACATCCAGGCGGTCGGCACCGACGACGCGGGTCGGCGGCAGTACCTCTACCACCCCGACTGGCGGATCAAGCGCGACAAGATGAAGTTCGACCGGGTGAGCGAGGCGGCGCGCAAGCTCCCCGACGCCCGCCGGCAGGTGCTCGAGCACCTCGGCCTCGACGGCATGCCGCTGGAGCGGGCGAGTGCGGCGGCGGTGCGGCTGCTCGACCTCGGCTACTTCCGCATCGGCAGCGACAGCTATGCGGACGCGAACGGCTCGTTCGGGCTCACCACCCTCGAGAAGCGGCACGTGCGCGCCCGGGGCGGCAAGCTCGTCTTCTGCTTCACCGGCAAGTCGGGCATCGAGCACTGCGTAGAGATCGACGACGCCGACGTCATGGCCGCGCTGGAGCGGATGCGCAAGCGGCGTGGTGGCGGCGATCGCCTTCTGGCATACCAGAACTCACGCCGTTGGAGCAGCCTCGACGCCGCCCTGGTCAACACCTACCTGCGCGAGCTGCTCGCCGGCGACCTGACCGCCAAGGACTTCCGCACCTGGCACGCCACGGTCATCGCGGCGACCGCCCTGGCGATGTCGGACGAGCCCGGCGACACCAAGCGCTCCCGCCAGCGAGCCATCAAGTCCGCGGTGCAGGAGGTCTCCGAGTACCTCGGCAACACCCCCACCATCGCCAAGAACTCCTACATCGACCCCCGCGTCATCGACCTCTACGAAGACGGCACCACCATCGCGCACGTCGCGCGCAAGGTGCACGAGACCCCCGACGTCCGCCAGGCCGAGCTGGAGAAGGCGGTGCTGGAGATGCTCGCGGCCGACGGGTCGGAGGCTGCGGCGCGGGCGGTGCGCAGCCGGGCGCGGAAGACCTCGCCTCGGAAGGCGGTCACCGGCGCCCGGGGCTGA
- a CDS encoding dienelactone hydrolase family protein, with translation MKATPALQGWVEGEHSADGRSHPVYRRGEGPGVIVIHELPGLTPDVVAFADEVVEAGFTVAMPSLFGTPGAPGTVGEVLRVIPRVCISSEFTKLAVGETAPVAGWLRSLARHLHEETGGPGVGVVGMCFTGGFALAAMVDPSVAAPVVAQPSTPFPVGRRRRGDLNLSPADLACVKTRVAQGCPVLGVRYDGDRATGTRFDTLARELGDGFLRVDLRPSGRMDHATLTVHRSQVAVDRVLAFLSQRLKPA, from the coding sequence GTGAAAGCCACCCCGGCCCTGCAGGGCTGGGTCGAGGGCGAGCACAGCGCGGACGGCCGCAGCCACCCGGTCTACCGGCGTGGTGAGGGTCCGGGTGTCATCGTCATCCACGAGCTGCCGGGACTGACCCCCGACGTGGTCGCGTTCGCCGACGAGGTGGTGGAGGCGGGCTTCACAGTCGCGATGCCGAGCCTGTTCGGCACCCCCGGTGCGCCGGGCACGGTGGGGGAGGTTCTGCGCGTGATCCCACGGGTCTGCATCAGCAGCGAGTTCACCAAGCTCGCGGTGGGCGAGACGGCCCCCGTGGCCGGCTGGCTGCGCAGCCTCGCCCGCCACCTGCACGAGGAGACCGGCGGCCCGGGAGTCGGCGTCGTGGGCATGTGCTTCACCGGTGGCTTCGCGCTGGCGGCCATGGTCGACCCGTCGGTGGCCGCGCCGGTGGTCGCGCAGCCGTCGACGCCGTTCCCCGTCGGACGACGTCGGCGGGGCGACCTCAACCTGAGCCCGGCAGACCTCGCCTGCGTGAAAACCCGTGTGGCGCAAGGCTGCCCGGTCCTCGGGGTCCGCTACGACGGTGACCGCGCCACCGGCACCCGCTTCGACACCCTCGCGCGCGAGCTCGGTGACGGGTTCCTCCGGGTCGACCTGCGCCCGAGCGGCCGGATGGACCACGCGACGCTGACCGTGCACCGCAGCCAGGTGGCCGTCGACCGGGTCCTCGCGTTCCTCAGCCAGCGGCTGAAGCCGGCCTGA